Within the Leptogranulimonas caecicola genome, the region GGGCTCGGGTGATGGCCACGTAGGCCAGGCGACGCTCCTCCTCCAGCCGCGCCGGGTCGTTCTCGAAGGTGAGGTTGGGGAAGAGGTTCTCCTCCATACCGGCCACAAAGACCACGGGAAACTCCAGGCCCTTGGCCGAGTGGATGGTCATCAGCGTCACCGCGGAGTTCTGCCCCGCCAGCGAGTCCAGGTCGCTCCTCAATGCCAGCCATTCCATGAAGGCGGGAAGCTGAGCGCAGGCCACCGGCTCGAAGCGCTCCTCCAGAAAGGCCCCAGCCACACCCGGAGCTTGGGCGCCCGCAGGAATCCCCGGCAGCACTCCTTGGGAAGAGGCCTCTGCTGCCGAGAAAAGCGTGCCCTCGGGGGCTGTGGCAGCCAGGGTGGGCAGGTCCTCCTCGGCAAGGACGCCGGAATCGCGCAGCTCGTCGATAGTCTCTAAGGCTGAGACCACGTCCTCGTGGCTCTCGTCGAACTCCTGGGCGATGAGCATGAACTCGCGGATGTTCTCGACGCGGCCCTGGGCCTCGGGGGTATGCTCGGCCTCCAGGGCGGAGATGAGGCCGCTCTTGTCCACAATGGCCTCGATGACGCGGGAGAGCTCGCCGGTGTAGTGGCGCGCCTGCTCGATGGTGGAGGTCCAGGAGGCCAACGCGTTGCGCACGCGCGGGGTGAGCAGGCCTTCCTCGGCCACGCAGGCCTGGGCGGCCTCGAAGAAGGAGAGGCGGTGGGCAGCGGCGTAGGCGCCGATCTTGTCCTGGGAGGTGGCGCCGATGCCTCGACGGGGGACGTTGACGATGCGCCTTGCAGCCACGTCGTCTGCGGGGTTCAACACCAGCTTGAGGTAGGAGGTGACGTCGCGGATCTCGGCGCGGTCGAAGAAGCGGGTGCCTCCCACGATCTTGTAGGGCACGCCGGCACGCAGGAACATGTCTTCGATGATGCGGCTCTGGGCGTTGGTGCGGTAGAAGACCGCCATGTCGTCGTAGCTGGTGCCTTTAACATGGAGCTTCTCGATTTGGGCGGCGATCCAGGTGCCCTCGTCGCTCTCGTTGGCCGCTTGATAGACCTGGACCAGCTCGCCATCGCCTAGATTGGTGAAGAGCTTTTTGGGCTTGCGCTTTGAGTTGTGGGCCACCACGGCGTTGGCCGCCGCCAGGATATGGCCGCTTGAGCGATAGTTTTGCTGAAGCTTCACCACGTGGGCGGCCGGATAGTCCTTCTCAAAGTCCAGGATGTTTTGGATGTCGGCACCGCGCCAGGAGTAGATGGACTGGTCGTCGTCGCCCACCACCATGAGGTTTTGATGCTTGGCGGCCAACAGCTTGGTGATGAGGTACTGCACATGGTTGGTGTCTTGATACTCGTCCACCGAGATCTGCAAGAAGCGGTCCTGATAGCCCTCCAGCACGTCCGGGAACTTGGTCAAAAGCTCTAAGGCGTTTACCAGCAGGTCGTCGAAGTCCATGGCGTTGGCGGCCAGCAGGCGGCGCTGGAGCTCCTCGTAGACCAAGGCAGCCTTGGCCACCGCGGGGTCGTCGGCGTCTTGGCGCATGTCGTCCGGCGTCACCATGGCGTTTTTGGCTGCCGAGATCTTGGAGCGGATCATGTTGAGCGGAAAGCGCTTGGGATCGATGTTCAAGTCGCCCATGATGGCCTTCACCAGGCGTTTTGAATCGTCGTCGTCGTAAATGGTGAAATTGGGGCCATAGCCCAGGCGCTCGCCGTCTTGCCGCAGGATGCGCACGCACATGGCATGGAAGGTGCACACCCACATGCCGCGGGTGCCC harbors:
- a CDS encoding ATP-dependent helicase; the encoded protein is MADSVVDIDSLNDAQREAVLDCEGPLLVLAGAGSGKTRVLTYRIAHMIGDLGYRPWQILAITFTNKAAAEMRERLGALLPGGTRGMWVCTFHAMCVRILRQDGERLGYGPNFTIYDDDDSKRLVKAIMGDLNIDPKRFPLNMIRSKISAAKNAMVTPDDMRQDADDPAVAKAALVYEELQRRLLAANAMDFDDLLVNALELLTKFPDVLEGYQDRFLQISVDEYQDTNHVQYLITKLLAAKHQNLMVVGDDDQSIYSWRGADIQNILDFEKDYPAAHVVKLQQNYRSSGHILAAANAVVAHNSKRKPKKLFTNLGDGELVQVYQAANESDEGTWIAAQIEKLHVKGTSYDDMAVFYRTNAQSRIIEDMFLRAGVPYKIVGGTRFFDRAEIRDVTSYLKLVLNPADDVAARRIVNVPRRGIGATSQDKIGAYAAAHRLSFFEAAQACVAEEGLLTPRVRNALASWTSTIEQARHYTGELSRVIEAIVDKSGLISALEAEHTPEAQGRVENIREFMLIAQEFDESHEDVVSALETIDELRDSGVLAEEDLPTLAATAPEGTLFSAAEASSQGVLPGIPAGAQAPGVAGAFLEERFEPVACAQLPAFMEWLALRSDLDSLAGQNSAVTLMTIHSAKGLEFPVVFVAGMEENLFPNLTFENDPARLEEERRLAYVAITRARQRLFLTYAATRRTYGATQANPRSRFINEIPPEHLKATGVGSAGFSGTGWEKRGDRHGTFGAGRGSEMYGGTVFVNRTRSAGGASGPAPVAKPRRDPKAAAESFAVGDRVSHKTFGVGEVLSAKGDVIEVRFTKSGQVKKLMKGFAPIVKVE